Proteins encoded within one genomic window of Aurantiacibacter spongiae:
- a CDS encoding ABC transporter permease, giving the protein MSDLFNARGAFAIFRNELMRMFRTIFGSILSPVITTSLYLVVFGAAMGERMELGPGVEYGAFIVPGLLMLTLLSESTSNASFGIYMPKFTGAIYELLSAPVGVGETLVGFVGAAAVKSLILAGIIMGTAALIVDYHVVHPFFAFLFIVLVSASFSLFGFIIGLWADGFEKLQIVPLLVLMPLTFLGGTFYPLSLLPEPWQTVAMINPIVYLVSGLRWTFLGESDFSIALSLGFTVGFLALCTGVIWWIFRTGWRLRD; this is encoded by the coding sequence GTGAGCGACCTTTTCAACGCACGCGGCGCATTCGCAATCTTTCGCAACGAACTGATGCGGATGTTCCGGACGATCTTCGGGTCAATTCTCTCGCCCGTCATCACCACAAGTCTCTACCTCGTCGTATTCGGTGCGGCGATGGGCGAGCGCATGGAACTGGGGCCCGGAGTCGAATACGGAGCCTTCATCGTGCCAGGACTGCTGATGCTTACCCTGCTTTCCGAAAGCACCAGCAATGCCAGCTTCGGAATCTACATGCCGAAATTCACCGGAGCGATCTACGAACTGCTTTCCGCTCCTGTCGGAGTAGGCGAAACACTGGTCGGGTTCGTTGGAGCAGCGGCGGTCAAATCTCTGATTCTGGCTGGCATCATCATGGGTACCGCGGCGCTGATCGTGGACTATCATGTCGTCCATCCGTTTTTCGCATTTCTCTTCATCGTATTGGTATCCGCCAGCTTCTCCCTGTTCGGGTTCATCATCGGGCTGTGGGCGGACGGGTTCGAGAAATTGCAGATCGTGCCGCTGCTCGTATTGATGCCGCTAACCTTTCTCGGGGGTACCTTCTACCCCCTCAGCCTGTTGCCGGAGCCTTGGCAGACCGTCGCGATGATCAACCCGATCGTCTACCTGGTGAGCGGATTGCGCTGGACGTTTCTGGGTGAATCGGACTTCTCGATAGCGTTGTCCCTGGGGTTCACGGTCGGCTTTCTGGCATTGTGCACCGGAGTGATCTGGTGGATTTTCCGGACGGGCTGGCGGTTGCGCGATTGA
- a CDS encoding ABC transporter ATP-binding protein, with the protein MTDPILDIRGLEKTYKGGVTALDGVDLTIRRGEIFALLGPNGAGKTTLIGAVCGMVNPTGGRIEAFGLDIAKQWKSVRRRIGLVPQELSFDMFDKVHRQVRYSRGMFGCPPNEARIEEVLRSLSLWDKRNTEIRALSGGMKRRVMIAKALAHDPELLFLDEPTAGVDVELRRDMWRQIDMLRERGVTIVLTTHYIEEAEEMADRVGVINKGRILLVDGKDAIMAKLGRTEAHFTLDPPLDRLPAFTKNYPVHLEGGGTRLVYRGGDGTGKGKRDVAELAQAMTRANVGFVGLDTRESTLEDIFVDLLEHRKEAR; encoded by the coding sequence ATGACCGATCCGATTCTCGATATCCGCGGGCTGGAAAAGACTTACAAGGGCGGGGTCACGGCGCTGGACGGGGTCGACCTGACTATTCGCCGAGGCGAAATCTTTGCGCTTCTCGGGCCCAACGGAGCTGGCAAGACCACCTTGATCGGGGCGGTTTGCGGCATGGTCAATCCCACCGGCGGCCGTATCGAGGCTTTCGGCCTGGACATTGCGAAGCAATGGAAATCCGTGCGCCGCCGCATAGGCCTGGTCCCGCAGGAACTCAGTTTCGACATGTTCGACAAGGTCCACCGGCAGGTGCGCTATTCGCGCGGGATGTTCGGCTGCCCGCCAAATGAAGCGAGGATCGAGGAGGTGCTGCGTTCCCTCAGTCTCTGGGACAAGCGCAATACAGAGATCCGCGCGCTTTCGGGCGGAATGAAGCGCCGGGTCATGATCGCCAAGGCGCTGGCTCACGATCCTGAACTCCTCTTTCTGGACGAACCCACGGCGGGGGTGGACGTCGAATTGAGGCGCGACATGTGGCGACAGATCGACATGTTGCGCGAGCGGGGGGTGACGATCGTACTCACCACGCACTACATCGAGGAAGCGGAGGAGATGGCCGACCGCGTCGGAGTCATCAACAAGGGTCGCATCCTGCTGGTGGACGGAAAGGACGCCATCATGGCCAAGCTGGGCCGGACGGAGGCGCATTTCACTCTAGACCCGCCCCTGGACCGACTGCCGGCATTCACCAAGAATTATCCCGTTCATCTGGAGGGTGGTGGAACGCGTCTGGTCTATCGCGGCGGAGACGGGACTGGAAAGGGCAAGCGCGACGTTGCCGAACTCGCGCAGGCGATGACGCGGGCGAATGTCGGTTTCGTGGGTCTCGATACCAGGGAAAGCACGCTCGAAGACATCTTCGTCGATCTCCTGGAACACCGGAAGGAAGCCCGGTGA
- the queA gene encoding tRNA preQ1(34) S-adenosylmethionine ribosyltransferase-isomerase QueA, with product MLVSDFDFDLPPELIALRPARPRDTARLLVVTGDRDLADRTVLDLPGILRAGDVLVFNDTRVIPAQLEGRRGDARIGATLHKRIDLRRWQAFIRNAKRVKEGDRITFAADVSAIAEERRPDGSFLLGFEGEEPVEVLLERAGRMPLPPYIAGKRETDAADREDYQTMFAREDGAVAAPTAALHFTDRLIASLDEVGVKREMLTLHVGAGTFLPVKAQDTADHVMHAEWGRIDGATAERLNDIRSDGGRLIAVGTTSLRLLESAARPDGRIAQFAGDTEIFITPGYRFRAVDGLMTNFHLPRSTLMMLVSAMMGRDRMMAAYAHAIAAGYRFYSYGDSSLLIPDDD from the coding sequence ATGCTCGTCAGCGACTTCGACTTCGACCTTCCGCCCGAACTGATCGCGCTGCGTCCGGCCCGGCCGCGCGATACGGCGCGATTGCTGGTCGTCACTGGCGATCGTGACCTTGCGGACCGAACCGTGCTAGACCTGCCTGGCATACTTCGGGCCGGGGACGTACTGGTCTTCAATGATACGCGCGTCATCCCCGCACAACTCGAGGGTCGACGGGGCGATGCGCGGATCGGTGCGACGTTGCACAAACGGATCGACCTCCGGCGGTGGCAGGCCTTCATCCGCAACGCAAAACGCGTGAAAGAGGGCGATCGCATCACATTCGCTGCCGATGTGTCGGCAATCGCGGAGGAACGTCGTCCGGACGGGAGTTTCCTACTTGGTTTCGAAGGGGAAGAGCCTGTCGAGGTTCTTCTGGAACGGGCGGGCAGGATGCCGCTACCGCCCTATATTGCGGGTAAACGGGAAACCGACGCCGCCGACCGAGAGGACTATCAGACCATGTTCGCGCGCGAAGACGGTGCCGTGGCCGCACCGACCGCCGCGCTCCACTTCACCGACCGCCTGATTGCTTCGCTGGACGAAGTGGGCGTGAAGCGAGAAATGCTGACCCTGCATGTCGGTGCGGGCACCTTCCTGCCGGTCAAGGCACAAGACACCGCCGACCATGTCATGCATGCCGAATGGGGTCGGATCGACGGGGCGACTGCTGAACGGCTTAACGATATCCGGAGCGATGGCGGACGATTGATCGCAGTAGGCACGACCAGCTTGCGTTTGCTGGAAAGTGCGGCGCGCCCGGACGGACGAATTGCGCAGTTTGCCGGAGACACCGAGATCTTCATCACGCCCGGGTACCGTTTTCGCGCGGTAGATGGGCTGATGACCAACTTCCATCTTCCCAGATCCACCTTGATGATGCTCGTGTCCGCAATGATGGGGCGGGACCGCATGATGGCTGCCTATGCTCATGCGATCGCAGCGGGCTACCGCTTCTATTCCTACGGGGATTCCAGCCTGTTGATCCCGGACGACGACTAG
- a CDS encoding peptidylprolyl isomerase: MFRHFALSVATAILTLATSAPAAAQDLDLAPAVAAQEQANAEVRNLPLQVDFDIAHDPENILLLDLSTGERVAIRLMPRWAPHHVERIKTLARDGFYDGVPFHRVIDGFMAQTGDPTGTGQGGSTLPDLEEEFNSLPHVRGTVSMARAQGDDSANSQFFIVFYPRFALDKRYTNFGRVIANMPAVDAIARGEPPANPTRILQASIASDNVPQAMPQTAPAREEAITLDMLNNSESE; the protein is encoded by the coding sequence ATGTTCCGCCATTTCGCACTGTCGGTCGCTACCGCCATCCTGACCCTCGCTACCAGCGCGCCCGCCGCGGCCCAGGACCTCGACCTCGCGCCTGCGGTCGCGGCGCAGGAACAGGCAAACGCCGAGGTGCGCAATCTGCCGCTTCAGGTCGATTTCGACATAGCGCACGACCCCGAGAATATCCTGCTTCTCGATCTTTCGACAGGAGAACGGGTCGCTATTCGGCTCATGCCACGCTGGGCGCCGCATCATGTGGAGCGGATCAAGACGCTTGCGCGGGACGGGTTCTACGACGGGGTGCCCTTCCATCGCGTGATCGATGGCTTCATGGCACAAACCGGCGACCCCACCGGTACGGGCCAGGGCGGCAGTACGCTCCCCGATCTGGAGGAGGAGTTCAACAGCCTGCCGCATGTACGAGGCACCGTTTCAATGGCGCGTGCCCAGGGTGACGATAGTGCCAACAGCCAGTTCTTCATCGTTTTCTACCCGCGCTTCGCGCTCGACAAGCGGTACACGAATTTCGGCCGGGTCATCGCGAACATGCCTGCAGTCGACGCCATCGCCCGGGGAGAGCCGCCAGCTAACCCGACCCGCATCCTTCAGGCGAGCATCGCTTCGGACAACGTTCCTCAGGCGATGCCGCAAACCGCCCCGGCTCGCGAAGAGGCGATTACGCTCGACATGCTGAACAACTCGGAGAGCGAATAG
- the coaD gene encoding pantetheine-phosphate adenylyltransferase has product MSAERIGLYPGTFDPVTLGHADIIRRGAKLVDRLVIGVTTNPSKNPMFTPEERIAMVEAEVARLGLPNVEVEGFDALLMAYAEHRNASIIVRGLRAVADFEYEYQMAGMNQQINNGIETVFLMADISLQPIASKLVKEIALYGGDIAPFVAPDVKAQVDMRVERLGRRGRL; this is encoded by the coding sequence TTGAGTGCCGAGCGCATCGGTCTTTACCCGGGCACGTTCGATCCGGTCACGCTCGGCCACGCCGATATAATCCGGCGCGGGGCGAAGCTGGTCGATCGGCTGGTGATCGGCGTCACCACCAACCCGAGCAAGAACCCCATGTTCACGCCCGAAGAACGCATAGCGATGGTCGAGGCCGAGGTCGCGCGTCTTGGGCTGCCCAATGTCGAGGTCGAGGGTTTCGATGCGCTGCTGATGGCCTACGCCGAACACCGGAATGCCAGCATCATCGTTCGCGGCCTGCGTGCGGTGGCCGATTTCGAATACGAATATCAGATGGCTGGCATGAACCAGCAGATCAATAATGGCATCGAGACCGTCTTTTTGATGGCCGACATTTCCCTGCAACCGATCGCCAGCAAACTCGTGAAGGAAATTGCGCTATACGGTGGTGACATCGCTCCGTTCGTGGCGCCCGACGTGAAGGCTCAGGTGGATATGCGGGTCGAAAGACTCGGTCGGCGCGGCCGCCTCTAG
- a CDS encoding polyprenyl synthetase family protein, protein MLADDILGRGFQRIQREVDDAFDAILPVPVDSRAPLVEAMRYAAIGGGKRVRPLLLVTVAQMYGADRASAVRAACAVESIHVYSLIHDDLPCMDDDDMRHGKPTVHRKFGDAIAVLAGDSLHALAFELLADTRVSADPYVRADLVSALASASGHNGMAGGQVMDIVADEQEYDLHSVTRLQQLKTGALLGAAVEMGAILGKVPEDSRSHLRNYARDIGLAFQIADDLLDEEGDEALAGKALRKDAQAGKATFVSLMGIADARAQAQALSKQAIGHLAQHGSEADVLRALARFVVERDR, encoded by the coding sequence TTGCTGGCTGACGACATTCTCGGGCGCGGTTTCCAGCGCATCCAGCGTGAGGTCGATGACGCGTTCGATGCGATCCTTCCCGTTCCCGTGGATTCGCGTGCTCCGCTGGTCGAGGCCATGCGGTATGCCGCGATTGGCGGAGGCAAGCGCGTACGCCCGCTTCTGCTGGTCACCGTTGCACAGATGTACGGCGCGGACAGGGCCAGCGCGGTGCGTGCCGCCTGTGCAGTCGAATCAATTCACGTCTATTCGCTGATCCATGACGACCTGCCGTGCATGGACGATGACGATATGCGTCACGGGAAGCCGACCGTGCATCGCAAGTTCGGAGACGCCATCGCTGTGCTGGCAGGCGATTCTCTGCATGCACTGGCATTCGAACTGCTCGCTGACACGAGGGTGAGCGCCGATCCATACGTCCGGGCCGATCTCGTAAGCGCGCTCGCTTCTGCGAGCGGTCACAACGGCATGGCCGGCGGCCAGGTCATGGATATCGTGGCGGACGAACAGGAATACGATCTGCATTCCGTGACGCGGCTGCAACAGCTCAAGACCGGTGCGCTGCTGGGTGCGGCGGTGGAGATGGGAGCCATTCTCGGGAAGGTGCCCGAAGACAGCCGTTCGCACCTTCGCAACTACGCCCGCGACATTGGCCTCGCCTTTCAGATCGCCGATGATCTGCTGGACGAGGAAGGGGACGAGGCGCTGGCCGGAAAGGCACTTCGAAAGGATGCACAGGCGGGAAAAGCTACCTTCGTCTCTCTGATGGGCATCGCGGATGCTCGCGCGCAGGCTCAAGCCTTGTCGAAACAGGCCATCGGTCATCTCGCACAGCACGGCAGCGAGGCGGATGTGTTGCGAGCGCTCGCCCGCTTCGTCGTGGAGCGCGATCGTTGA
- a CDS encoding exodeoxyribonuclease VII small subunit, producing the protein MDEKPAEIADLTFEQALKALEDVVRRLEGGDVPLDESIALYERGEALRRHCQARLDAAQERIEKIVTGADGKPVATAPFDAG; encoded by the coding sequence ATGGACGAGAAGCCCGCAGAAATCGCAGACCTGACCTTCGAACAGGCGCTCAAGGCGCTGGAGGATGTCGTGCGACGGTTGGAGGGCGGGGATGTGCCCCTGGACGAATCGATAGCGCTGTACGAACGCGGCGAGGCGTTGCGCCGTCACTGCCAGGCCAGGTTGGACGCGGCCCAGGAGCGGATCGAGAAGATCGTGACCGGTGCCGATGGCAAGCCCGTCGCCACCGCGCCCTTCGACGCGGGCTGA
- the purL gene encoding phosphoribosylformylglycinamidine synthase subunit PurL, with the protein MSDITPETVEAHGLSQDEYERVLHALGREPNLVELGIFSVMWSEHCSYKSSRLHLKKLPTEAPWVICGPGENAGVIDIGDGQAAIFKMESHNHPSYIEPYQGAATGVGGILRDVFTMGARPVANANALRFGRPEHPKMKHLVQGVVAGIGGYGNCVGVPTIAGETNFHPAYDGNILVNAMTVGIADVDKIFYSAATGVGNPIVYVGSKTGRDGIHGATMASADFGEDAEAKRPTVQVGDPFTEKLLIEACLELMATDAIVAIQDMGAAGLTSSSVEMATNGKTGIRLDMDKVPCREDGMTPYEMMLSESQERMLMVLKPGKEGMAAAIFEKWELDFAVIGEVTNTQHMVLEFGGEVVCDIPLGPLAADAPEYDRPFMSMHDYLDWAGIAPLRDRPDTTDVGSDLLRLLATPDLASRRWIAEQYDSQVGADTLQTGGDAGVVRVHGTRKALAITTDCTPRYVQANPREGGKQAIAEAFRNLCAVGARPLAVTNCLNFANPQRPEIMAQFVHGLDGMGAACRALDFPIVSGNVSLYNESKATGGGSAILPTPAIGGVGLIDDYAKMMTMGFKKAGDTIYLIWPEAWATPDPERSHLGKSLWLRELHDRDEGRAPPVDLALEKAAGEIVRQLIADGLVSAVHDISDGGMAVALAEMALAGGLGADVETHPDYTAAQWWFGEDQGRYLITVPDTDALNRKLAEGTQDENHARVGFRRLGIVGGNDLFGVALSRLAAARESFFSGWIND; encoded by the coding sequence ATGTCCGACATCACTCCCGAAACCGTCGAGGCACACGGCCTCAGTCAAGACGAATACGAGCGCGTCCTGCATGCCCTGGGACGCGAGCCGAACCTGGTGGAACTCGGAATTTTTTCCGTCATGTGGTCGGAGCACTGCAGCTACAAGTCGAGCCGCCTTCACCTCAAGAAGCTGCCGACCGAAGCGCCGTGGGTCATCTGCGGCCCGGGCGAGAACGCCGGCGTGATCGACATCGGCGACGGGCAAGCGGCAATCTTCAAGATGGAGAGCCACAACCACCCCAGCTACATCGAGCCCTACCAGGGCGCGGCAACGGGCGTCGGCGGTATCCTGCGCGATGTCTTTACAATGGGCGCACGGCCGGTAGCGAACGCCAACGCGCTGCGCTTCGGGCGCCCAGAACATCCGAAGATGAAACATCTCGTGCAGGGCGTGGTCGCCGGGATCGGTGGTTACGGAAACTGCGTGGGAGTGCCGACGATTGCGGGCGAGACGAACTTCCATCCCGCTTACGACGGCAACATTCTCGTCAACGCGATGACGGTCGGCATCGCCGATGTCGACAAGATCTTCTACAGCGCCGCCACGGGCGTCGGAAACCCGATCGTCTACGTAGGATCGAAGACCGGACGCGACGGCATCCACGGGGCGACAATGGCCAGCGCGGATTTCGGTGAGGATGCAGAAGCCAAGCGCCCCACCGTCCAGGTTGGCGACCCGTTCACCGAGAAGCTTCTGATCGAGGCGTGCCTGGAACTCATGGCCACGGACGCGATCGTCGCCATTCAGGATATGGGAGCGGCCGGGCTGACTTCATCCAGCGTGGAAATGGCAACGAACGGCAAAACCGGCATCCGCCTCGACATGGACAAGGTGCCCTGCCGGGAAGACGGCATGACGCCATACGAGATGATGCTGAGCGAAAGCCAGGAACGCATGCTGATGGTGCTGAAGCCCGGCAAGGAAGGGATGGCCGCGGCGATCTTCGAGAAATGGGAGCTTGATTTCGCGGTGATCGGCGAAGTCACCAATACGCAGCACATGGTTCTCGAATTCGGTGGTGAGGTGGTTTGCGACATTCCACTCGGCCCGCTCGCTGCGGACGCGCCCGAATATGACCGTCCCTTCATGTCGATGCACGACTACCTGGATTGGGCCGGCATCGCTCCGCTGCGCGATCGCCCCGATACGACGGATGTCGGATCGGATTTGCTGAGGTTGCTGGCAACTCCCGATCTTGCGTCGCGACGGTGGATCGCAGAACAATACGACAGCCAGGTCGGGGCGGACACTCTTCAGACGGGAGGGGACGCGGGCGTCGTTCGCGTGCACGGCACGCGCAAGGCTTTGGCGATCACCACCGACTGCACTCCGCGATATGTGCAGGCCAATCCCAGAGAGGGCGGCAAACAGGCCATCGCCGAAGCGTTTCGCAATCTGTGCGCTGTCGGTGCGCGTCCGCTCGCGGTGACCAACTGCCTCAATTTCGCCAATCCGCAACGACCCGAAATCATGGCGCAGTTCGTCCACGGGCTCGACGGCATGGGAGCGGCTTGCCGAGCGCTCGATTTCCCGATCGTCTCTGGCAACGTCTCGCTCTACAACGAAAGCAAGGCGACGGGCGGCGGCAGCGCCATCCTGCCCACTCCCGCGATTGGCGGCGTTGGCCTGATCGACGATTACGCCAAGATGATGACGATGGGCTTCAAGAAGGCGGGCGATACGATTTACCTGATCTGGCCCGAAGCCTGGGCGACCCCCGATCCGGAGCGTTCGCATCTCGGCAAATCGTTATGGTTGCGCGAACTCCACGACCGCGACGAGGGCCGGGCTCCTCCGGTCGATCTCGCCTTGGAGAAAGCGGCGGGAGAGATAGTCCGCCAGCTGATCGCGGACGGCCTCGTCAGCGCCGTCCACGACATCAGCGACGGAGGTATGGCGGTCGCACTGGCTGAAATGGCCTTGGCCGGCGGTCTCGGGGCGGATGTCGAAACCCACCCCGACTACACCGCCGCGCAATGGTGGTTCGGAGAGGATCAGGGCCGATATCTCATCACGGTCCCCGACACCGACGCACTCAATCGAAAACTGGCCGAAGGTACGCAGGACGAGAATCACGCCCGGGTCGGATTCCGGCGGCTGGGAATTGTCGGCGGCAATGACCTGTTTGGCGTTGCCCTGTCCCGTCTGGCCGCAGCGCGCGAAAGCTTCTTCAGCGGATGGATAAATGACTGA
- a CDS encoding nitroreductase family protein, which produces MNDDDHPFPRYPVHSDADRIAIARTAFERLENRRSCRAFATTAVPREVIGYAIRAAGTAPSGANHQPWHFAAVSSVETKQRIRTAAEEEERRFYGDGDMTAKASQEWLDALAPIGANSNKPFLKTAPWLIVCFAQRSGGIEEDGKAQNYYVTESVGIACGMLLATLHEAGVATLTHTPSPMGFLREICERPAHEKPVMIIAAGMPANDATVPGHALRKKGLARIASWF; this is translated from the coding sequence GTGAACGACGACGATCATCCCTTCCCTCGCTATCCGGTCCATTCCGATGCGGACCGCATCGCTATTGCGCGAACGGCGTTCGAGCGACTGGAAAACCGACGTTCCTGCCGCGCCTTCGCCACGACGGCGGTGCCGCGCGAGGTAATTGGATACGCGATTCGCGCAGCGGGAACCGCTCCCAGCGGGGCCAATCACCAGCCGTGGCATTTTGCTGCCGTATCGTCCGTTGAAACGAAGCAGCGAATTCGAACAGCTGCGGAAGAAGAGGAACGCCGCTTTTACGGCGATGGCGACATGACCGCGAAAGCCAGCCAGGAATGGCTCGATGCCCTTGCGCCGATCGGTGCCAACTCCAACAAGCCGTTTCTCAAAACCGCCCCTTGGCTCATCGTGTGTTTCGCTCAACGCAGCGGTGGCATTGAGGAAGACGGCAAGGCGCAGAACTACTACGTTACCGAGAGTGTCGGCATCGCGTGTGGGATGCTGTTGGCGACGCTGCACGAAGCCGGCGTGGCAACCCTGACGCATACCCCCTCACCGATGGGCTTCCTGCGCGAAATCTGCGAGCGTCCGGCTCACGAAAAGCCGGTCATGATCATTGCGGCAGGGATGCCGGCGAACGATGCGACCGTCCCCGGTCATGCGCTCAGGAAGAAGGGACTCGCCCGGATCGCAAGCTGGTTCTGA
- the serB gene encoding phosphoserine phosphatase SerB — protein MSATGFSTGGFSLLIVRLIADPATLETRVEEMRDTLEVAGMPLAHAGMLDFCGEVLQMEFAGDDVPLLRRVLSSAFDPADCIIARDAFRVPDLFVSDMDSTMIGQECIDELADFAGLKEKISGITERAMQGELDFESALRERVSLLEGLPEDAITRCLEERITPTEGARTLVETLKSRGCRTVLVTGGFHHFADVVADRIGFDRVVGNRLEVSAGKLNGHLAGAITDSATKRRVLEEERASLGGGAVTMAAGDGANDIPMLQAADYGIAFRAKPKAREAANGWVDRGNLTAILKMLEIREDTWFAG, from the coding sequence ATGAGCGCGACCGGTTTCTCGACAGGAGGTTTTTCCTTGCTCATCGTGCGGCTGATAGCAGACCCGGCCACGCTGGAAACACGGGTGGAGGAGATGCGTGATACCCTCGAGGTTGCCGGCATGCCCCTGGCCCATGCGGGAATGCTCGATTTCTGCGGGGAGGTCTTGCAGATGGAGTTCGCTGGGGATGACGTTCCGCTGTTGCGGCGGGTTCTTTCCAGCGCATTCGACCCTGCCGATTGTATTATCGCACGCGACGCATTTCGCGTTCCCGACCTCTTCGTCTCCGACATGGACTCTACCATGATCGGCCAGGAATGTATCGACGAACTCGCCGATTTCGCGGGCCTCAAGGAAAAGATCAGCGGCATTACAGAGCGCGCCATGCAGGGTGAACTCGATTTCGAAAGTGCCTTGCGCGAGCGCGTAAGCTTGCTCGAAGGGCTGCCTGAGGATGCGATAACCCGTTGTCTGGAAGAGCGCATCACGCCGACCGAAGGTGCCCGCACGCTGGTCGAGACACTGAAGTCGCGCGGTTGTCGCACTGTTTTGGTCACGGGCGGTTTTCACCATTTCGCCGATGTCGTAGCCGACCGGATCGGGTTCGATCGCGTCGTGGGAAACAGGCTCGAGGTGAGTGCGGGCAAGCTGAATGGCCATCTGGCCGGAGCGATCACCGACAGCGCGACCAAGCGACGCGTGCTAGAAGAAGAACGTGCATCGCTCGGCGGCGGCGCGGTTACGATGGCCGCGGGCGATGGGGCGAACGACATTCCCATGCTGCAGGCGGCCGACTACGGTATCGCCTTTCGCGCAAAGCCCAAGGCTCGCGAGGCGGCGAATGGTTGGGTTGACCGTGGAAACCTGACGGCCATTCTCAAAATGCTCGAAATCCGGGAGGATACCTGGTTCGCAGGCTGA
- the miaA gene encoding tRNA (adenosine(37)-N6)-dimethylallyltransferase MiaA: MSKEKPPVEKPVALIAGPTASGKSDLAVRLALALRDAGRTAVIINADSAQVYADLRVLSARPTEVEMQDVPHHLFGAWDGSTPCSAVDWAKAARGEIDDAHANDTIPILVGGTGLYIRTLLEGIAPVPDIDPEIRTSVRAMSREDAYTALKSEDPDRASKLTGTDSQRIARALEVVRSTGHPLGEWQKRKTGGIGSRVQLHPLILLPDRTTLYERCDRRFRTMIAEGATEEVEALLARDLPPELPVMRAIGVPEIVGWLNGDWSRDEALERACRATRNYAKRQYTWFARQPPKTWSKAHSPTLEREFATLLRV, translated from the coding sequence ATGAGCAAGGAAAAACCTCCTGTCGAGAAACCGGTCGCGCTCATCGCAGGGCCGACCGCCAGCGGCAAGAGCGATCTGGCCGTGCGGTTGGCACTAGCCCTGCGTGACGCCGGGCGGACAGCGGTAATCATCAATGCGGACAGTGCCCAGGTTTACGCAGACTTGCGCGTGCTGAGCGCTCGGCCAACCGAGGTCGAGATGCAGGATGTTCCGCATCACCTGTTCGGTGCCTGGGACGGGTCAACGCCCTGTTCAGCGGTCGATTGGGCGAAAGCCGCCAGGGGTGAGATCGACGATGCACATGCGAACGATACGATCCCGATCCTCGTCGGCGGTACAGGTCTGTATATCCGCACTCTGTTGGAAGGCATCGCGCCCGTTCCGGACATCGACCCCGAGATACGAACGAGCGTTCGCGCCATGTCCCGGGAAGACGCTTACACCGCGTTGAAATCCGAGGATCCCGATCGCGCGAGCAAACTGACCGGGACTGACAGCCAGCGGATCGCGCGCGCACTGGAAGTGGTCCGATCGACGGGACATCCACTTGGCGAGTGGCAAAAACGCAAGACAGGAGGCATCGGCAGCCGGGTTCAACTTCACCCGCTCATCCTTCTACCCGATCGGACAACGCTATACGAACGTTGCGATCGCCGCTTCCGGACCATGATCGCTGAGGGGGCAACCGAGGAAGTCGAAGCTCTGCTGGCCCGCGACCTCCCACCCGAACTGCCAGTCATGCGCGCCATTGGCGTGCCCGAAATTGTCGGCTGGCTGAACGGCGATTGGTCGCGCGACGAGGCTCTCGAACGCGCGTGCCGCGCGACGCGAAACTACGCCAAGCGACAATACACCTGGTTCGCCCGCCAGCCCCCTAAAACGTGGTCTAAAGCCCACTCACCCACCCTGGAACGCGAATTCGCAACTTTATTGCGCGTTTGA